One Pseudochaenichthys georgianus chromosome 7, fPseGeo1.2, whole genome shotgun sequence DNA segment encodes these proteins:
- the LOC117450157 gene encoding CXXC-type zinc finger protein 1-like, with amino-acid sequence MSEEAAGAERGPEEEEEEGGRGGGDDGEEEGGGRKCAMKNPKGPTYCICQKADINCFMIGCDCCSEWFHGDCVGVSEKAAKSIRVWYCPSCRDKDSSLEIKYRPKKTKEKESEEKPEGDGSSTPQPKIDRRRGSQIKRSARMCGECEACLRTEDCAQCDFCKDMKKFGGPNKIRQKCRLRQCEVRARKMLRVKDEEMKRSSRGRCLTRKGAGHYTEEEDDDEEDDDDDDVAFSESELELYEQYKAAGYRDLMWHSEDEEEEQSESLRKKAVKVKHVKRQEKKPEKKVEKKPEKKVEKKVEKKVEKKKTVSAPKEEVKPRRHKAKQRHKERVRHSERGGEGGAKEVGGALRQCLGPGCVQAARANSKYCTDDCGMKLAANRLYEILPQRIQQWQQSPCIAEEMGRRQLERIRKEQQASRLRLTNMEKRFHELEGIIANAKQQQVLQHEEATDGDGDDTDLQIFCVSCSQPVNPKVALRHMERCYAKYESQTSFGSMYPTRIEGATRLFCDVYNPQSKTYCKRLQVLCPEHSRDPKIPADEVCGCPLVKDVFEPTGEFCRVSKRKCNKHYCWEKLRRAEVDLERVRVWYKLDELFEQERNLRTAMTNRAGLMALMLHQTIQHDPIATDLRSAKDR; translated from the exons ATG TCGGAGGAAGCTGCAGGAGCAGAGCGAGGcccggaggaggaagaggaggaaggaggaagaggaggaggggatGATGGTGAAGaggaaggaggaggaagaaaatGTGCGATGAAGAACCCCAAAGGTCCTACATACTGCATCTGCCAGAAAGCAGACATCAACTGTTTCATGAT AGGGTGTGACTGCTGCTCCGAGTGGTTTCATGGGGATTGTGTTGGAGTGTCAGAAAAAGCAGCAAAATCCATCAGAGTGTGGTACTGCCCGTCCTGCAGAG ACAAAGACTCCTCTCTGGAGATCAAATACCGTCCGAAGAAAACCAAAGAGAAGGAGAGTGAGGAGAAGCCTGAGGGAGACGGGAGCTCCACCCCTCAGCCCAAGATTGACAGGAGGCGGGGCTCACAG ATCAAGCGTTCAGCGCGGATGTGTGGGGAGTGTGAGGCCTGTCTGCGCACGGAGGACTGCGCTCAGTGTGACTTCTgcaaagacatgaagaagttcGGAGGTCCGAATAAAATCAGACAGAAGTGTCGCCTCCGGCAGTGTGAGGTCCGAGCCCGG AAGATGCTTCGAGTCAAAGACGAGGAGATGAAACGGAGCAGCAGGGGGCGGTGCCTAACGAGGAAAGGGGCGGGGCATTAtacagaggaggaggatgacgatgaggaggatgacgatgatgatgacgtGGCCTTCAGTGAGAGCGAGCTGGAGCTTTACGAGCAGTACAAAGCTGCCGGATACAGAGACCTG ATGTGGCACagcgaggatgaggaggaggagcagtcGGAGTCTCTGAGGAAGAAGGCGGTGAAGGTGAAACACGTGAAGAGACAGGAGAAGAAGCCGGAGAAGAAGGTGGAGAAGAAGCCGGAGAAGAAGGTGGAGAAAAAGGTGGAGAAGAAGGTGGAGAAGAAG AAAACGGTCTCCGCTCCCAAAGAGGAGGTGAAGCCTCGCCGTCACAAAGCGAAGCAGCGCCACAAGGAGCGAGTGCGTCACAGCGAGCGAGGAGGAGAGGGCGGGGCTAAGGAAGTGGGCGGGGCCTTGCGTCAGTGCCTGGGACCAGGATGTGTCCAAGCAGCGAGGGCCAACTCCAAATACTGCACCGACGACTGCGGCATGAAGCTGGCCGCCAA TCGTCTGTATGAGATCCTGCCTCAGAGGATCCAGCAGTGGCAGCAGAGTCCCTGCATCGCCGAGGAGATGGGCCGGAGGCAGCTGGAGCGAATCAGGAAGGAGCAGCAGGCGTCGAGGCTCCGGCTGACAAACATGGAGAAACGTTTCCACGAACTGGAAGGCATCATCGCCAACgccaagcagcagcaggtcctaCAGCACGAGGag gCGACTGACGGTGACGGCGATGACACGGACCTTCAGATCTTCTGTGTTTCCTGCAGTCAGCCCGTCAACCCCAAGGTGGCGCTGAGACACATGGAGAGATGCTACGCTAAG TATGAGAGTCAGACATCTTTTGGATCCATGTACCCCACGCGGATAGAGGG ggcgaCCCGGTTGTTCTGTGATGTGTATAACCCTCAGAGTAAGACGTACTGCAAGCGGCTGCAGGTTCTGTGTCCTGAACACTCCAGAGACCCAAAG atcCCAGCAGACGAGGTGTGCGGCTGTCCTCTGGTGAAAGACGTGTTCGAGCCGACGGGAGAGTTTTGTCGTGTGTCCAAGAGGAAGTGTAACAAACATTACTGCTGGGAGAAACTGCGCCGCGCAGAGGTCGACCTCGAGAGAGTCCGAGTG tggTATAAGCTGGATGAGCTGTTTGAGCAGGAGAGGAATCTGAGGACGGCGATGACGAATCGAGCCGGTTTAATGGCTCTGATGCTGCACCAGACCATCCAACACGACCCCATCGCCACAGACCTGCGCTCTGCCAAGGACAggtag